The following are from one region of the Capsicum annuum cultivar UCD-10X-F1 chromosome 1, UCD10Xv1.1, whole genome shotgun sequence genome:
- the LOC107875195 gene encoding non-structural maintenance of chromosomes element 1 homolog — MPTLSWRHHTLIQALLSRGPHKEKDFHSLFTKITGKSPDNHRSLFNEYLRKINEELAFVQLELRACRNQYDGNVHYGIVNNVSDEQSKLGTKYSVPQIAFYKGIIEAIVQDAAAQGFISTIDALNIRLENQFLAGTESQSQGGSTHIPAAFRNFSMSQKEKTLEELEKDRWISLKDGKIGLGVRSFLDLRSWFRNNEVPSCEVCNEAAVKAELCQNEGCSVRIHMYCLRMKFSKSKAEKVCPGCGTRWHYNIAKIEVLDEEEDASAPPESQQPHEPSTRKRPRNRAGIDSDNLEPGSSQSTMVTRRSVRLKSSA; from the exons ATGCCAACGCTTTCATGGAGACACCATACACTAATTCAAGCTCTTCTCTCTCGTGGTCCTCACAAAGAAAAGGATTTTCATTCTCTATTCACAAAAATCACTGGCAAATCCCCAg ATAATCATCGGTCACTATTTAATGAGTACCTGAGAAAGATAAATGAGGAGCTCGCGTTTGTGCAGTTAGAGCTACGGGCCTGTAGAAACCAGTATGACGGAAATGTGCATTATGGTATCGTCAACAATGTTTCAGATGAGCAATCCAAACTTGGAACTAAATATTCAGTTCCTCAGATTGCTTTCTATAAAGGCATT ATTGAAGCAATTGTTCAAGATGCGGCAGCGCAGGGCTTTATCTCGACCATTGATGCACTGAACATACGGCTCGAAAATCAG TTTCTAGCTGGAACAGAATCCCAATCTCAGGGAGGTTCAACGCATATTCCTGCAGCATTTAGAAATTTCTCAATGTCTCAAAAGGAGAAGACTCTTGAGGAACTTGAGAAGGACCGCTGGATTTCTCTAAAAGATGGTAAGATAGGACTGGGAGTCCGTTCATTCCTTGATCTCAGAAGTTGGTTTCGCAATAATGAGGTTCCTTCATGTGAAGTTTGCAACGAAGCTGCCGTGAAG GCTGAGCTTTGCCAAAATGAAGGCTGTAGTGTTCGTATCCATATGTACTGTCTGAGAATGAAGTTCTCCAAAAGCAAG GCTGAAAAAGTTTGTCCGGGATGTGGGACAAGATGGCATTATAACATTGCAAAAATAGAAGTTCTGGATGAAGAAGAGGATGCGTCTGCTCCTCCTGAGAGTCAGCAGCCTCATGAACCCTCGACGAGAAAAAGGCCAAGGAACCGTGCAGGTATTGATTCTGATAATCTTGAGCCTGGATCATCTCAAAGTACTATGGTGACTCGACGCTCTGTCCGTCTGAAGAGCTCTGCTTAA